Sequence from the Hamadaea flava genome:
CAAGATGGTCATGTCGATGTCTGCGGCGTCGATGACATCGCTGATCGCGGCTCCGAGGTGCTGACGCATTTTCTCGACTACGGGCGTGAGGTCAGCTGGGCCAACGACGACCGGCAGGTAAGGCTCAGGCAGCGCTATCGCCCATCGTTGCCCGGCTGCGATGGCCGGCAGCGCCGCTTCGACATTGCTCGCCGTTTCGTGTCGTGCGGCTTCATCGGCAATGTCGGCGCAGACGAGGTCGGTCAGTTGCGTCAACAGAATGGTCCCCGTCGCTTCAGGCACCGGGCGGGTGGCCAAGATTGACCAGCCAGAGTCCTGCCGCTGTACGACAGTCACTTCCGTACGGCGGGCGCCAACGTCGCACACGACCACACAGTTGCTGGCTTCAACCGGCGCGCGACTTGCGGCGTAGGCGGCGGCCGCGATCGGCTCCGCCACGATGGTCGGTTCCGGGAGGTCGGCTTCGGCCGCCGCTGAGCGCAGCAACTCGTGCCGCCGAGGACCCCACGCAGCGGGCGCGGTCAGGACCAACTGATCAACGGTGCCCGCCGCACGCCTGGCGTACGTGGCGACAAGCCGAAGATGGCGTGCCATCGCCGAGACGGCTGGTCCGACGGTGTCGCCCTGCGCGGATGCCAACGCCGTCTTGATGTCCTCACCAGGTGCAGACCGAAACTCAGGCTGCCCGTCGATGGTGACCGGGAGTCGCCGATCGCCGACCGCCACGACCGCGGTTGTGGTGTGACTTCCGACGTCGATGGCAAGCCGGACTGTGTCCATAGAGGGCAGTCTTGTCGATGTGTGCAACTCCGCGCTATCGAGAATGGTATTGGCACACGTCGACTCTTCGGCCAGGATGGAGGCTAATGGACCTGGGGGAAGGTCGACACGGTGAGTGGAATGCGACGACTTGGAAGTGCGCTCGCGGCTGTGACGCGCGCGCTCATTCTCCTCATCGGCCTTCCGATCGCACTCGTCCGAGTTGGCTGGCCGCTCCCCCAGCCGGTGCCCCTGAGCCAGGGCCAACTCGTCGAACTCTTCCAGATGCCGATGACCGGCACTCGACTGCTCAAGCTGGCCGCATGCGTCGGCTGGGTCATATGGTTGATCCTTTTGTATGCCGCGGCGGTGGAGATCGGAGGCCGGCTGTCGAACACGCGGCTGCCTCGCCTGCAACTGCCCGCACCACTGCAACTCGCAGCCGCAGGACTTGTCGGCGCGACCGCTCTGCCAGCCGCGGCCGTCGCGAGCCCTGGCCACCAGAGTGTCGCGGTCGCCACCGCTACGCCCAACGTCTCGACGACACCACCAGTCAAGATTGTCAAAGGCCGTGCGGATCAGACGGTCACCTTCGTCGTACGCGGGCAGCGCTATCACGCCATCGTCCGCAAACGCGACACACTGTCGAAGATCGCGAAGTTGTGGCTTGGTGACGCCAACCGGTGGCCGGAGATCTGCGCCCTGAATCGGCATCGACATTTCGAACGAGTCGGTGGCACGCTCCGGGACTGCGACCTGATCTACCCCGGCTGGGACTTGCGCCTGCCACACGACGCCGTCGCGCCCCCCGGAGCCCGGATGGCCGGGGCATCGACGACCCGGCCTAGCCCACCGGCAGTGGTCCCGGCACCCATCACACCAGCCCAGCCCAGCCCTGCCAGCTCTACTCCGCCGACCAACACACATGAACAAGCAGATCAGACCGGAGTGACACTGCCGGACGGCAGCTGGATCCCATGGGCCCTCGCGGCCTCGTTGACCGCCGCCGCGGCGATGATCTGGCTTCAGCGCCGACGACGCTATGTCCCAGGGGATCCGGTCGACGACGACCTGCCGCAGCCGATCAGGCAGATAAGACGCCAGGTCTTGAGCCTCCCCCGCGTTGAGGAACCAGCAGAAGACGCGCACGCTCCCGGCGCGGCACCGATTGAGGTCGCGCCGCGGGCAAGCGGCACGGGCCTCGTAGGCGAAGGCGCGTACGCCGCCGCACGCGCCGCCATCGTCGCAGCGCTCGCGTCAGACGCTGCCACGAATGCGCAGCACCGCAGCGAAGTGCTAATCGACGGCGCCACACACTCGCTGCTGTTCGAAGGCGAGGACGCTAACGCCCAGCTGCCCCAGCTACGCGTGGTTGAAAACACCGAGCAAGCCCTCACAGCCATGGAGACCGAACTCCTTCGCCGAAGCCGACTCCTCGATGAACAGTCCGCAGGCATCGCAGATGTCCCGCAAGAAAAGGCATCGGGCACGGCGGTTGTTACGGCACTGCTGCTGGTCATGCAGGCGCCCTCGGAGGGCGCCGCTTTGCGTACGCGGGCGTGCGCAAGCTTGGGGGTCGAGTTGAACGTCTCGACCCTCCTCGTCGGTGAATGGGTACACGGCACCACACTTCACATCGGCGTCGACGGCCATGTGACGGACGGGGCCGCCGGCATGGACCCCGCACGGCCCGACCGGCTCGCGGTGATGAGCCTTGATGCAGCAGTGGCCGCCATGGTCGCACTCCGAGAAGCCCAAACCGGCGAATCTCCCTCGCCGACACCTGGGCACCCAAGGTCGCAAACGCCGCGGATCCATCATTCATCTACGACAGTCCACGAGCCGTCGATCGCGAAAGCGCAACTCAGGATGCTCGGTGCCGTCGAA
This genomic interval carries:
- a CDS encoding BTAD domain-containing putative transcriptional regulator, coding for MTRALILLIGLPIALVRVGWPLPQPVPLSQGQLVELFQMPMTGTRLLKLAACVGWVIWLILLYAAAVEIGGRLSNTRLPRLQLPAPLQLAAAGLVGATALPAAAVASPGHQSVAVATATPNVSTTPPVKIVKGRADQTVTFVVRGQRYHAIVRKRDTLSKIAKLWLGDANRWPEICALNRHRHFERVGGTLRDCDLIYPGWDLRLPHDAVAPPGARMAGASTTRPSPPAVVPAPITPAQPSPASSTPPTNTHEQADQTGVTLPDGSWIPWALAASLTAAAAMIWLQRRRRYVPGDPVDDDLPQPIRQIRRQVLSLPRVEEPAEDAHAPGAAPIEVAPRASGTGLVGEGAYAAARAAIVAALASDAATNAQHRSEVLIDGATHSLLFEGEDANAQLPQLRVVENTEQALTAMETELLRRSRLLDEQSAGIADVPQEKASGTAVVTALLLVMQAPSEGAALRTRACASLGVELNVSTLLVGEWVHGTTLHIGVDGHVTDGAAGMDPARPDRLAVMSLDAAVAAMVALREAQTGESPSPTPGHPRSQTPRIHHSSTTVHEPSIAKAQLRMLGAVEIPDASRPVRAKALELAVLLACHPDGLSTRDIGEHLEPDARLSQSDQRVHTNASNLRLALARPGFDGKHYLIKTGGRYRLNPATVDVDLWKFYELVSAAKRSDGEARVALLREAVDLSHGPLAGDHAYDWIMPHRESARRSLIDVHVMLAELLLTADPDGASDVLTDSIAIDPYNEELYRRAMRARHGLGDADGVRQLLRALQANLRDLDAEPTPETQALVAQLLQDRKR